Part of the Flagellimonas eckloniae genome, GTGATCCATAAAAATCTGCCATCGCTTTACGAAGTTCAGGTAAGCCCTGATAACTTTGGTATTGGTGCGCCTTACTATCTTCCAATACATTCTGCAAAGTACTGATTGCCTCTTTTGATGGTGGCAAATCAGGACTACCAATGCCCATATTGATAATGGGTCTACCTTCATCCATAAGGCTACGTACTTCCCTTAGTTTTTTTGAGAAGTAGTATTCTTGAACCGACTGTAATCTATCTGCAGCAATCATTACCTAAGTGCATTTTTATATTCCCCTAAAACCCTAAAATCTTCTGCCATGATTTCCAAAAGTGACTTTGCTTTTTTAAAATGCCCATACATATCAAAAGTTACATCCACAAAAAAGGCATACTTCCATGGTGTTTCAATTACGGGAAGTGACTGAATCTTTGTCAAACTCAAATTACAATCGCTCATAACATTCAATACTGTTGCCAAACTTCCGCGTTTATGATCCGTAATAAATCGCAAGGAAGCTTTATTGATTTCTTCTTCCGGCAACACCTTGTTCTGTTTTTTTAGAATAATAAAACGTGTTGCATTATTCTTTATAGTCTGAATTTCAGGCGCAATAATCTCTAAGTCATATAATTCAGCTGCCATTTTTGGTGCAATGGCAGCTATATGTTGCAATTTTTTGTCCTGGATACGCTTAGCCGTTTCAGCGGTATCCACATCTTCCACCAGTTTAATGCCGGGGTGCTTCTTAAAGAACTCTTTACATTGCAACAATGCCATGGGATGGGAGTGTACCTCTTTAATATTCTCAAGTGAGTTTCCTTTTAACACCATTAAATTATGGTGGATACTAAGGTAGTGCTCCCCAATAATGTGCATATTATTGTGATATACAAGATTGTAGTTGGGAATTATAGATCCTGCAATAGAATTCTCAATGGCCATGATTCCTTTATCTGCCTTACCATTTGATAAATGATCTATGATAGCATCAAAAGAGAGGCACTCGAGCAAGTCTATATCATCACCGTAAAAATCCTTTGCTACTTGGTGATGGTTAGATCCCTTAATTCCTTGTATGGCTACTTTTAAACTCATCGCAAAAAAAAAGTCCCGATTTTTATCGGGACTTTCGTTGTTTTATATACTTCATGTATACCTAGAACAGTCCCGTACCTCCCTTAAAAAAGAAGTAAAAATAAAAACCGTTCCAGAAATACGTTTTTGTCATTTTGTTATAAATCGTGGCTAAGATAGGTATTCAATTGAAAAACAAAAGCTAATCTTTGAATTTTTTTGATTTTTAGCGAATTTTTAAAATCTATTGCATATTACTTTGAAGAAGTGGCTTTTTTTTAAGGATTTAAAATATTGAGACTTTCGCCAATGGAACTATGTTTTAGGTTTTTTCATTGTTCTAAAACCGTATTTTTGAGGTAGAAATTTTAAATATGTCCATTACCGTTACCAACATCACCAAAAGTTTTGGAAACCAGAAGGCACTGAACAATGTCTCCTTTTCTATTGAAAAAGGGGAAATTGTTGGCTTTTTAGGTCCAAATGGAGCAGGAAAGTCTACAATGATGCGTGTTTTGACAACATATTACAAAGCGGATGACGGAAATGCAACCGTAAACGGATTTGATGTGGAAAAAACCAAACGCCTGGTTCAACAAAGTATTGGCTATTTACCTGAACATAATCCACTGTACTTGGAAATGTACGTAAAGGAATATTTGGCATTTAATGCAGATGTTTATAAAGTCTCAAACAAACGAATTGTTGAAGTAATAGAACAAACAGGGCTTACACCTGAAGCTCACAAAAAAATTGGACAGCTTTCCAAAGGGTACCGCCAAAGGGTTGGTTTGGCTGCTGCCTTGTTGCATGATCCCGAGGTTTTGATTCTTGATGAGCCTACAACGGGACTTGACCCAAATCAATTAGTGGAGATTAGAAAACTTATAAGGAGAATTGGTAAAGAGAAGACGATACTACTTTCTACACACATTATGAAGGAAGTTGAAGCTGTCTGTGATCGGGTAATCATAATCAATAAAGGAGAATTGGTTGCGGACAAAAAATTGGAAGACCTTCGTGAGGTTGAACAACAAATTATAGAAGTAGAATTTGATTATAGGGTTGAAGAGGTGTTATTGAAGAAACTACCTAATGTATCCCAAGTAAAAAACACGAGAGGATTTGTTTATGAAATTACCTTTAGCACATCAAAAGATATGAGACCTGCTGTTTTTGATTTTGCACATGACAATCAACTCAAAACATTGCAATTGAGTAAAAAGAATAAAAATCTTGAGAGTTTGTTTACAGAGTTGACAAGCTAGTTTATCCGATTCAGGTTCTCATCAACATCCTTGTTTTTGAATTTGGATTTCTTGGTGTTCCCAAAATTATATTTCACGGAAAAAGCAACCTCTTGGGCATCTACAAAATAGACTCCTTCGGCTTCCACCCCATTAATGGCATAGCTCTCTTCGAAATTCATTGCCTGAGTAATATCATTCAATCGAATTGCACACTGTAGTTTTTCAAACAAGGTTTTTGTAATAGTCGCATTTAAAACAAGCATGTTGTTGCGTTTAAAAATACCTTCCTGTCTTCTTGTTAAAAGCCAACCTCCAAAAGCAACTGTGGTGTCCTTGCCAATTTTAAACTGCTGATTTGAATAGGCGTATAGATATGGGTTTGTAGTACCAACATCTGCCGTATCATCTTCTATTTTGTTATAGTTAAGACTTACTGTATTGGTTGAAGTCCATTTTTTATAGGAAAATGGAAGAGTCAATCCAATATTGAAACCAGATTCTTTGTCCAAATTAACTGGTGAAAAAATCGCTCTATTTGCAACCTCATCAAAACGTATTATATAATTTACTGGGTTTGTCTTTCTATAAAAAGAGGCGTTGATAGATTTATTCTTCCATTGATAATTGGCCGTGAGTTCATTGGTCAACGTTGGTAAAAGATTCACGTTGTTTTCAGCTTCCAAAAAAGGATTTATAAATGTTCTTACCGAGCTTGTCCTGCTAAATTTTGGACGGGAAATACTTTTGGCATAATTCAAGGAAAGTGTTTTAGTACTATCAAGTTCAATGTTTAGTCCAACTTTAGGAAAAAAATTGGTGTTTTCTCGCTCAGCAAGTGGGGAAGCCTCATTTTCAACTTCTCCCTTTACTTGGTTATACTCAACTCTTAACCCAAAGTTATAATTTATATGTTTTTTAAAATTTCCTGAAAAAGTGGAATATCCTGAATAAAGTCGCTCTTTGTAGTCAAAATCTATTATACTTTTTTCAGGAATCAATGTTTCCTGTATTTCCGTAAAAGCATCTGCACTTGCCTGATTCCAATTTGTACCAAATTCCCATTTTAAATCATTCAAAATAGTGTACTCCAAATCCAATCTAAATGCCAAGGAATTTATTTTATAGAATTGATCTCTGGTTTCATCCAAACCAAATCCATCCTCATTTAGATTATTTGAAATTTCTGATTCTAAAGTTTGTTTAAATGAAGAATATTGGAATCCCGAAAAAAGATTTAGGTCCTTGGCTATACTTTTATTATAGTTAAAATTACCACTAAAATATTCTTTCCTATTATCATTTTCTGTATCGGTTAAAACGTTGTCTTCCACACCTTCACTTTGTATAAAAGTTTCCGTTTCTATGGGAGCATTGTTGGTCTGTAATTTGTAGGTTGAATTAATTGAAATATAATCGTCATTTTTTAAAGGATAAAACAAACCCAGTCCCCCATTTAATTCTTCACGCTTATTATGTGGTACCAATACCAAATAATCTGAAAAAATATCTTCCTCAGGAATTCTAAATGCAAACGTATGACTTTCCCATTGTCCTAAATCATTGTAAGCAAAATTTCCTTGAACTGTCCATTTTCCATTGGAGTAACTTCCATTTGAAACCAAATAATTATTGAAATTTTGTCTGAAGGAAGCTGTCTCGCCAACACTCATTCTCATGCCTTCTTTTACATTTTTCTTTCTTGTAATCAACAAAACGGCTCTACCCTCAGCTTCATATTTTGCGGATGGATTTGAAATTAATTCGATGCTATCAATTGCATCAACAGAAAGTGCCCTAAATTCCTCAAAATCGATTCGCTGACCTCCCAAGTAAATCAAGGGATTTCCCCTACCAATGATTGAAATGGATTCTCTATTTGCAGCTATTTGGACATTGGGTAGCATGGATAAAGCATCCAAAGGGTCTGGGATTGCAGAAAACACCGGGTTCGTAATATCTATTTTTAAATTCCCATTATTGTTTGTAATAGGGTTTTTGGCTGCAACAATTTCAACTTCTTCAAGTTTAGTAACACTTTCCTTCAAAGTGATTTTCAATTTGCCAGTTTCATTAAGAGGAATTGCCTTTTCAAAACTCTGATACCCCAGAGCCGAAATCCTTAAATGATAATTGTTTTTTTCGAGGTCATCCAAATGGAAATCCCCATCAATCAATTGGGTATATTTTATCAAGTTCTCCTGATTGGCATCATATAACAAAACATCCCCTATAGCTATAGCATAACCATTTTCATCAGCAACGAAACCAGATAAAGAATAGTTGTTTTGACCCCAAACCGATGAAATTAAAAAACAAAACAATACAGAATACAAACATTTCAAAACGCATAGATTTTGAAACAAAATAAAGTCCGAAAAGTATTGATATAAAGAATTGGAGGTCTGATTTAGGTACTAGTACCCGTACTCTTTTGTAACAATTCTTGCCTATTGGTAACATTTAATTTACTGTAGATATTGGTAATATGGCTTTTAACCGTGCTGAGGCTAATAAAAAGCTCATTTGCAATTTCCTTATTGCTCTTTCCCTGAAGTATAAGATTTCGTATGGTGGTTTCTTGTCTACTCAACCCTTGATAATGTTGCTCTTTTGGTTTTCGTGATTGTAAAAGGGCGAAGCTTAAACCCACAATTAAAAAAACACCTGCATACAAGAACCATTTAAGGTCTTGTACTTTTTGCTCAAGACTTTCTGTAATTATGCCGTTCACCTTATCCTCTAAAAAAAGATAATCCGCACGTGCTATGGTGCTTGCCTTTAATTCAACCAGTAAATCCTTATAGTATTCTGTATTTTCCTGGATATCGCGCTCCAAAAGGTTTTTTTCGTACAAAAGTTTTATAGCTACCAATTTTACGGTCAATATTTGGAGTGAATCGCGAGTATAACTCTTTAGTTCTCTAAACTGCTGTGCCCGCGAAGTATTTGAATTTTCCAACTGACTTTCAAAATGCTTGAATTTTTTCCATTCCTTTAAACTCAGGTCATCAAAACGCTCATGGGTTGACTGTGCTGGTTCATCATAATAGTCCGACTTGGGAGATGCCCCAACCAACGTTATTACAAAAATAAAAGCATATATGATTTTCAAGAAGGTACGTTTTTCTAAAATTCCTTATTATTTAGTTCTTATGCAAATTAAAAAGTAAGGGGCAATTCATCAAGGTCTTTCTGAATTTTTGGGTCTGTACAATTTATCAATATGGAAACCACTAGATTTTCATTTGGATACAAAAAGAAATTGGAATAGGCTCCAATACTATTTCCAACATGTCCAACAAAACTTCGTCCAAAATTATCCGTACTGACCTGAAAACCCAATCCGTAATAAGTCGATTTTTCATTTACAGTTTGCGATGTCAAAAGACTTTTATATGTATCTGATTTTAGTAGTTTTTGTTCCAAAATTGCTTGCCCAAATTTGGCAATATCACCACTTGTGGATAAGTATCCACCCCCTGCCAACTTATAAAAATTATTGACTTGGGTTGCTTTTTTAAACCCAAGTGCAGCTTTTGTGTAAAATTCAGCTGTTTTCCGACTGCGCTCGACCTGACCGGAATGAAAAGTATTTGACATCTCTAAAGGGTCAAAAACTTTTTCTTTTACATAGCTTTCAAAAGGGATTCCACTAGCTTCTTGCATTGCTAGAGAAAGCAATACAAAATCAAAACTATTGTATAAATAACCTTTACCGGGTTCAAAAACTAATGGGTCATCTTTAAAAATTTCAATACTATCTTTAATTGAATAGGGCTTATTTAAAGCATATTCCTTACCACGATATCCTCTAATACCTGCTGTATGACCAGCCAATTGTCGTAACGTGAAGTCATATTTCTTTTTTGGATAGTAAGGAACGTATTCATAAAATGAAGCATCCAGATTAACAATTTCCTCTTCAACCATTTTTCCCAACGCAATCCCCGTAATGCATTTGGATATACTGGCAATGCGAAATACTGTGCTTTTGGAATCTACCCTGGTTTTTCTCTCCAAGTCTGCGTATCCGTATCCTTTTTCAAGTACAGTTTGTCCTTGCTTTAAAATAGTCACTGACATTCCCGGAACTTTGCTCTCGGCTGCTAGGTTATGAAGCAGTGCA contains:
- a CDS encoding serine hydrolase domain-containing protein; protein product: MNSLLSYLKSLFDTNLVIPLDNLQGFKKYDALLHNLAAESKVPGMSVTILKQGQTVLEKGYGYADLERKTRVDSKSTVFRIASISKCITGIALGKMVEEEIVNLDASFYEYVPYYPKKKYDFTLRQLAGHTAGIRGYRGKEYALNKPYSIKDSIEIFKDDPLVFEPGKGYLYNSFDFVLLSLAMQEASGIPFESYVKEKVFDPLEMSNTFHSGQVERSRKTAEFYTKAALGFKKATQVNNFYKLAGGGYLSTSGDIAKFGQAILEQKLLKSDTYKSLLTSQTVNEKSTYYGLGFQVSTDNFGRSFVGHVGNSIGAYSNFFLYPNENLVVSILINCTDPKIQKDLDELPLTF
- a CDS encoding helix-turn-helix transcriptional regulator encodes the protein MKIIYAFIFVITLVGASPKSDYYDEPAQSTHERFDDLSLKEWKKFKHFESQLENSNTSRAQQFRELKSYTRDSLQILTVKLVAIKLLYEKNLLERDIQENTEYYKDLLVELKASTIARADYLFLEDKVNGIITESLEQKVQDLKWFLYAGVFLIVGLSFALLQSRKPKEQHYQGLSRQETTIRNLILQGKSNKEIANELFISLSTVKSHITNIYSKLNVTNRQELLQKSTGTST
- a CDS encoding prephenate dehydratase, with amino-acid sequence MSLKVAIQGIKGSNHHQVAKDFYGDDIDLLECLSFDAIIDHLSNGKADKGIMAIENSIAGSIIPNYNLVYHNNMHIIGEHYLSIHHNLMVLKGNSLENIKEVHSHPMALLQCKEFFKKHPGIKLVEDVDTAETAKRIQDKKLQHIAAIAPKMAAELYDLEIIAPEIQTIKNNATRFIILKKQNKVLPEEEINKASLRFITDHKRGSLATVLNVMSDCNLSLTKIQSLPVIETPWKYAFFVDVTFDMYGHFKKAKSLLEIMAEDFRVLGEYKNALR
- the gldA gene encoding gliding motility-associated ABC transporter ATP-binding subunit GldA; this encodes MSITVTNITKSFGNQKALNNVSFSIEKGEIVGFLGPNGAGKSTMMRVLTTYYKADDGNATVNGFDVEKTKRLVQQSIGYLPEHNPLYLEMYVKEYLAFNADVYKVSNKRIVEVIEQTGLTPEAHKKIGQLSKGYRQRVGLAAALLHDPEVLILDEPTTGLDPNQLVEIRKLIRRIGKEKTILLSTHIMKEVEAVCDRVIIINKGELVADKKLEDLREVEQQIIEVEFDYRVEEVLLKKLPNVSQVKNTRGFVYEITFSTSKDMRPAVFDFAHDNQLKTLQLSKKNKNLESLFTELTS
- a CDS encoding outer membrane beta-barrel family protein; translation: MKCLYSVLFCFLISSVWGQNNYSLSGFVADENGYAIAIGDVLLYDANQENLIKYTQLIDGDFHLDDLEKNNYHLRISALGYQSFEKAIPLNETGKLKITLKESVTKLEEVEIVAAKNPITNNNGNLKIDITNPVFSAIPDPLDALSMLPNVQIAANRESISIIGRGNPLIYLGGQRIDFEEFRALSVDAIDSIELISNPSAKYEAEGRAVLLITRKKNVKEGMRMSVGETASFRQNFNNYLVSNGSYSNGKWTVQGNFAYNDLGQWESHTFAFRIPEEDIFSDYLVLVPHNKREELNGGLGLFYPLKNDDYISINSTYKLQTNNAPIETETFIQSEGVEDNVLTDTENDNRKEYFSGNFNYNKSIAKDLNLFSGFQYSSFKQTLESEISNNLNEDGFGLDETRDQFYKINSLAFRLDLEYTILNDLKWEFGTNWNQASADAFTEIQETLIPEKSIIDFDYKERLYSGYSTFSGNFKKHINYNFGLRVEYNQVKGEVENEASPLAERENTNFFPKVGLNIELDSTKTLSLNYAKSISRPKFSRTSSVRTFINPFLEAENNVNLLPTLTNELTANYQWKNKSINASFYRKTNPVNYIIRFDEVANRAIFSPVNLDKESGFNIGLTLPFSYKKWTSTNTVSLNYNKIEDDTADVGTTNPYLYAYSNQQFKIGKDTTVAFGGWLLTRRQEGIFKRNNMLVLNATITKTLFEKLQCAIRLNDITQAMNFEESYAINGVEAEGVYFVDAQEVAFSVKYNFGNTKKSKFKNKDVDENLNRIN